From Pseudomonadota bacterium:
ATTCAGCCGGGCGGCGATATCGCGGACCATGTCTTCGACGAACTTGGGGTTGTCGTAGGCTTTCTCGGTAACGTATTTTTCGTCGGGGCGCTTCAGGATTCCGTAAAGTTGGCAGGATGCCTCGCTTTCGGCGAGGTCGATCAGCTCTTCGAGCCACATGAATCCTTCGATGCGCGCGTTGATGGTTACGTGTGAGCGCTGGTTGTGAGCGCCGCGATCTGAAATGCTTTTCGAGCATGGGCACAAAGAGGTAACCGGGACCACCACCTTGATCCAGATGCTGTTTTTTCCGTCGCGGCGTTCCCCGGCAAAGGTTACTTGATAATCGAGCAGGCTTTGTACACCGGATACGGGCGCAGTCTTGTTGACGAAATAGGGGAAACTCATTTCTATGTGACCGGCATCGGCGTCCAGCCTGTCGGTCAGTTCGCTGAGCATCTCCTTGAATGACTTGACCGTAATTTCACGTTCGTGCAGGTTCAGGATCTCTACGAATCGCGACATGTGCGTGCCCTTGAAATTGTGCGGCAGGTTCACGTACATATTGAAATTGGCAATCGTGTGTTGTTCGCGGCCGGAGCGATCGCCGACGATGACCGGGTGGTAAATATCCTTGATGCCGACCTTGTTGATCGGGATTTGTCGCAGATCCGCGCTGCCTTGCACGTCCTCGATCGCACCGGTTTCGTGCTTCTGTTCTTCTCTGGCCATGCTTGTTTCTGCTTTGTTCATTTCTTCGGGCTGGTCCGCATTTGGGTTAAGCAGGTCAGTATAGTCCTTGTCAGGAGGGATTTC
This genomic window contains:
- a CDS encoding GTP cyclohydrolase I FolE2 — encoded protein: MAREEQKHETGAIEDVQGSADLRQIPINKVGIKDIYHPVIVGDRSGREQHTIANFNMYVNLPHNFKGTHMSRFVEILNLHEREITVKSFKEMLSELTDRLDADAGHIEMSFPYFVNKTAPVSGVQSLLDYQVTFAGERRDGKNSIWIKVVVPVTSLCPCSKSISDRGAHNQRSHVTINARIEGFMWLEELIDLAESEASCQLYGILKRPDEKYVTEKAYDNPKFVEDMVRDIAARLNADDRVRAYVIESENFESIHNHSAYALIEYDKD